DNA sequence from the Deinococcus humi genome:
CAGAAAGGCCATGCTCGACCCCACCACCGTTGCCGCCAGCGTCCAGCGCTCCGCAGGCGTGAGAAGGCTGGACCGAGGAGTTGCGGCGGGCTGCGTCATCTCTACTCCTGCGAAAAGGGTGGGAAAGGACTCCTGTGGCTGTGTTCAAGGCGGATGCGTTAGCCGAGGTCTCTTGATGCACGCGGTAAAGCTCTGGCGTGACATGACTGAGGTTGTATCACGCGCGTGCATCGGGGCAGCTAGTTGCCGCCGCACACGAAAAGCCCCAGCTGATGCGGTAGTTCAGCGCCCTCCAACAGCGGCGTGAGAGTCCGGCCCGCTGAGGCCTCCACCAGTCGTGGCGACAGGCTTGCCACCAGCCTCAGTGGCCACCCTACCCTTATCCGTTTGCGGGTGAGCCGCTTGTTAGACTAGGCGTTCTATCGTCTGGACAGATCATGGCCCTCCCCTCCACTCCGGACCGCACCTACCGGCGCAGCGCCCTGCTGATGTTGCTGATCGGCGGCCTGATCACATCCCTGATTACCGTGATCCTTCAGGTCAGCATCATGACCCCTCTGGAAACAGTCTCGCTCCTGCTGATCGTTGTGAAGAATGCGGGCCTGGTGGTGTGGTTGTGGCGGCGTCCGTCGGATCTGACCCGTGTGGGCCTGATCGAGTTGACCCTGCAAATCGGGGCGGCCGTGTTCCGGCTGACGCAACTGCTCCTGTTTGATCAGACCGCCCACGGGCTGGGTGGGTACTCGTACTGGATGGTCATGAGTTATCTGGTGGCTTCGCTGGTATTGCGGCCCTCGGCCTTCTTGCTCGCGTCGCTGGGACAGTACGCGGCGCTCATAGCGGTGGGCGCAGCCTTCTGGTGGGCGCCCGACATCGCGCCCGACATCAGGGCGGCACAGGCCAACCTGTTGCTTCAGCTCTATCTGATGCACGGCACCGTGATTGCCTTTTTGTTTTTGCAGCATCAGCTGCGCCGACAGTATGTGCAGGCCCTTCTGCAAGCAGAACGGGAGGCCAATCTTGCCCAGGTGGACGCCTTGACGGGGCTGCCCAACAGGCGGCAATTGCAGGCCTGGCTCGCTGCGGACCTGGGACGCGTCGCCGACAACCAGCCCCTCAGTCTTGTGTTGTTTGACCTCGACCACTTCAAACAGGTCAACGACACCTATGGCCACGAAATGGGTGACCGGGTGCTCCGGGACACTGCGCTGGCCGCGTCCGATGCCGTGGGGCAGGGTGACCGGGTGGGCCGTTGGGGAGGCGAGGAGTTTTTGATTCTGATCGCGGGCGACCAAGCCGCTGCACAGCAGGTAGCGGCTCGGTTGCGCAGCGCCATGCGTTCCCTGTGGCATCCAGAATCACGCGCCATCACAGTCAGCTGCGGCATCTCTCAAGCCAGCCTAATCGACACGCCTGAAACGCTGCTCCGCCGGGCCGATACCGCGCTGTACCAGGCCAAGTCGGCGGGCCGGGACACCGCACGCGCCATTTGAAATGTTTCCCCAAAGGCCGTCAGCGAGCGCTTGAGACAAGCTGATATGGTCTCCGCGCTGCGACCCTGGACACAACTGTTTGACGATCCTAGCTGAAAACACGAAAGCGAAAACCCCGCCTAGTGCGGGGTTTTTACTTGGAGCCAGTGATCCGGGTCGAACGGACGACCTACTGATTACGAATCAGTTGCTCTACCACTGAGCTACACTGGCCGATCTGCCACCACATGCTGACGCAAAGGCTCAGCGAGTATATGGACGCTGCCTCAGGGTGTCAAGGCAAAAGGGCCGCCCCTGACCGAAGGGATCCCGCCTATGCTGTCCCGCATGACTCCTCCGCCACTCCTTCCCTTCCAGACAGTCTACGGCGCTCCCCAGCCGCTGGACTGGCTGTGTCTGGCCCCCCACCCCGACGACGCCGAGATCGGGGCAGGCGGAACCCTGATTCGTCTGGCACTGGCCGGACGTGCAGTCGGCATTCTGGAACTCTCCCGCGGCGAGCGCGGCACTCAGGGAACGCCGGAAATACGGGTGCAGGAGTGCGCCCAGGCCGCAGAACTCATGGGCCTGAGCTGGCGTGGCAATCTGTGCCTGAAGGACGGAGAACTGGCGGATACACCTGCTGGCGCACACGCGCTCGCCGCTGCCCTGCGTGCCGTGCGCCCGCGCGTGCTGGTGGTGCCGCACCACCGGGACCGCCACCCGGACCATTTCGGCACCTACCATCTGGCGCGGAGGGCGGTTCACCTCGCGCAATTGCGCCGGGCCGATCTGGACGGCGAACCACACCGCATCTCGCGCACACTGCTGTACCAGGGAAATGCAGATATCCAGCCTGACCTGCTGATTGACGTCGGCGGGGTGCAGGTCCAGTGGGAGGCAGCCGTCCGCGCTCATGAAAGTCAGTTCACAGGGGGGGTAGTGTCCGAGACCGTGACTCCTGAGATCATTGAGCGCCGACGCGCTCGCCAGAGCTACTGGGGCACGCTGGCGCGCGTACGTTATGCCGAAGCCTTCGAGGCGGAGGACGCTCTGCTGGTGGACCCGCTGGCGTTGTAGTTGTAAGCCACGCTTCCGGGCCGTCTCAGTGCCGCTCGGCCTCCACTGTGCGGAGCGTCAAGACCCGCATCAGCCAGATGGCCGGATTCAGGAGTGACGGCCCACGCCTGAGCTTGCCCAGGAGTCGCTGCCCAGTCTGGCTGTGCCGGATGGTGCCCAGAGTCTGACGGACCCCGGACCTGAACCCCGGATTGCGGGCACCCCTCCCGCCGTTCGGCACCGTCAGGCGGTCGAGCACGGCCCGGATCGCCTGCGGCTCGATTACCCTGTCCAGGCGACTGGATCCCGAAAGCAACTCCTCTTTCACGGCTTCGCGGTGACGGACCAGTTCGGCGCACCAATCGGTTTCATAGCCCGACGACCTGGCCAGGGGCACCCGGTAGATGCCGGGATCCATCTCCCGCAGGGCACCAATGAGCAGTCGTTTGCCCGCCAGCAATTCAGGTGGGAGACGATAGATGAACTCGGCCAGCGCGCCGTCCAGATAAGGCATGTGAACGGCGGCGGCCCGCCCCGCGAAACGCTCGCGCCACGGCAGCAGACTGTGGGACAGGTACTGCTGGGCCATGACCAGAAAGTCCTGCTGATAGGGGTCCGCGTAGCGGTTGGCCTGGGCACGGATCTGTCCCAGCTCAGCACTCCAGGCCGTCCCGAGGGCCTGGCGGTCGGCTGGACTGAGGCACGTGGCCAGACTGCCCAGCGTCCCGAACGGTTCGATGTGACGCCGGGCCAGCGAATCGGACACGTCGGACAGGCGGAACGGTGAGATCTCGTGCATCTCGTCGCCCACGAACACGTCTGTGATCGACCGCGCCGCCAGCGTGTCCCAGGCATCGACTTCATCACAGAGGTTGGTGACTCCCCGGCCCCAGCGTGCATTGCGGCGGATGGTGGCCAGCAGGTCGCCGCCGTAGGCCTGGACGCTCTCGTGCCTGGAGCCGTACTGGGCCGCCAAAGCGCCGGCCATGCTGGAGTCACTGTGCGACAGCTGCGTGCCCTGAGCGTACGAAAACGTGCGAACCTCGCAGCCCGCAGAAGTCAGCAGACTCAGCAGGCCGCGGGAATCATGGCCACCACTCAGGGAAAGGTGGACCGGTCCAGTCAGCCCGCGGGTCCGGCGGCGCACCGAGCATCGCAGAAGGTCGGCATAGTCCTGGCGCAACTCGGCTTCGGGGCGCCGGTCCAGTCCCTCGGGCGGGCGCAAGTGCCAGTACGCGCGGCTCTGGATGCCTCCGCTCTGCACAGTGTGTAGGCTGGCGCGTTCCAGGCTCTGCACGCCCTCATAGAGGGTCAGGTTGTTCACGAGCATGCCGCTGGTCAGCGCGCTTGCCAGGCCGGCAGCGCGGTAGGGCCTCCAGATAAAATCAGGATGATCCGGCAGGGTGGAGACTGTCACGTGTTCGCGCCCATGGGCGGCGTACACCTTGCACGTTCCCAGCCGGTCTGTCACGGCCACCACGGTCCCCAGGGCGGGGTCCAGCAGCAGCAGCGAGAACGACCCGTCAAAATACCGGGGGAAGGCCGGACCGTGCTGGCGGTACAGCCGCAGCACACCCGCCAGGTCGATGTCGTACACCTGACCCTTCAAAACGGCGATCATGCCATCCTGCCGTAGGGTGGCGTCCGGCGCGGCGTCCAGCTCGACCTGCCACGGGCCGACGGCGAGCGTCCCATTACTCAGGTCACCGGTACGCGCCTTCAGAACGGCACTGAAATCATGGTGCAAGGCAGATGACCCTGGCCTGTAGGTGCGTAGCGGGCAAACAGAAGTGATGAGGGCAGGCAGCCGACATTGCTGTCTACAATTCCTTGATCTTCGCCAGCACCACTTCGGGACGCACGGTGTATTCGCCCGTCTGAGCCTCGATGTGCTGGAAACGCACCACGCCACCCTTGTCGATCAAGAACACAGCGCGTCCGCTGATGCCGCGCTCGTCAATGGCAACGCCGTACTGCCGCGCCACATTCAGGTTCATGTCCGAGAGCAGCGGCACCTCGATGCCATACTCGGCGGCCCAGGCGCGATGGGCGTGGATGGAGTCACGGTTGACACCCAGCACTGCCGCGCCCGCCTCGGCGAAGTCATCCTGCCGCCCGGAGTACTCGGGCAGCTGCATGCTGCACACCGGGCTGAAATCCAGCGGGTAAAACACCAGCACCACATTCTGGTGGCCCCGGTAACTGCTGAGGGTGACGTTCTCCCCCGTGTTGGCGGGCAGGGTGAAATCCGGAGCGGGCTGTCCGATGAGGCTCATGAGGACAGTCTAACGGGTGGAGTGGGATTCTAACGGCTTAATTCTACTTTCGGCCAATCTGCACTCTGCTCTGTGACCGCCACCCAATCCCCTATCCATTTTGCTCCACAGTCGTTTGAACGATGTCTGGAAGCGCTGACCCAGTGCTGGTATCTGGCCTTGGGCCAGTTGCCCCTCAACATGTCAGCGGGCGCTTCTAGGGCACTGGGTGCTGGCTTGACCACCCTGCCTCTCCCTTCACGTTTCAGATACGGAGGCTTGTACCGCGTCCCGGTTCAGAAGATGGTCAGGCGGCGGGCGCTAGGCTGAGTCTCTACCGTCCCCAAGCCTGCACTGACCCACAGGGTACCTGGCAGGCCAGCGCGGCGCAGGGGAACGGCCCTGAAAGACGATACTTCACCCCCAGACCACGGCGGGTGATCCGAGGAGGAACCCACATGGCCGAGATTCTGCCCCCCAACATGCTCAACGAACGCCCCCAGACCCCGGCAGGCCTGCTCAGCAGCCGCGAGAAGGACCGTCTGATCGAGCGCGGCTTTCTGGGCCTTTACCGCTGGTATACCGCGCGCAGCCAGGAAACACGCAATTGGAACGCGGACCGCAGCTTCGACTGGAAGGCGCTGAGCAAGGACCTGCCCCCCGAGATCGTCACCGTGACCCAGGGCTTCTTTGCCGTCGAGCAGTACGCGCCGGACTTCACCAGCAGCCTGCTGAATCTGGTGCGCCGCAGCCACGGGCGCAGCCACTTTCAACTCCGCTGGGGCAGTGAGGAGGAGAAGCACGCTGACGCCTGGGAAAATGCCGTGTTGTTCAGCGGTAAGCGCAGCCCGCAGTGGATTGCCGAATACAAGGAACGCCTCAAATCCCAGACCTGGGAGCTGCCCTTCCCCGACGCCATTCACAATCTCGTCTACACCGTGTTTCAGGAGCGCGCCACCCAGCTTAACTACCTGAACATGATGAAGATCGCCCAGGGCAAGAGCGACAAGCCGCACCTGGCAGGCTTCTCTGACCCGGTGCTGGCGAAAGTCGCTCAGACCATCGCGGTGGACGAGGCGGCGCACTACAACTTCTTCCTGGAAGGCGTGCGGATGTACCTGTACTACTACCCACAGCGCACCTTAGAGGCCATCAAGAACGTGATCGGCCAGTTCTCCATGCCCGCGTCCATGCTGGTGCCCGACTGGAAGGAATTCTCCGAAACGGTGTACCGCGCCGGGATTTACGGTCCGCGCGATTTCAACCGCGACGTGATGCAGGTGGCCTTCCGCAATCTGGGCATCGAGAGCCGTAAGGCGCTGGAGGACGGCATCCGCAAGACCCGCGAAGTGCCGGATTTCGATGGGTACAACCACCGGACCACCGCCATTTTCGACACCTTCGACTACGGCATGGTGGAGGGCGACGTCAGACGGCTGCACCTCAAGATTCAGGACTACGAGAAGGAAATCGGCTTCGACACGGTGGACCCCACCGAGTTCGTCGAGAATCCGGCAATCCCCAAGAAGGACGGACAGGCAGCGGACGACTGAGCCGGCCGATTTCAAGGCAAGCCCTGGCTCCGGCTGGGGCTTTTCCTATTGGGTACACGGCACAGTCTGGTCACCAACCGGGAGCAGGCTGCCAAGAATTACAGACGGCAGCCCTAGCGCTCCAGCCCGTAAATCTCCAGAAACCGGGTCACCCGTGCCTCCAGCGTGGGCAGAAAAGCCACCTCCCCACAGATCCAGTCCGGCTGATAGTGGCGACACACGGGCGGACGGGTCAGGTAGATCTGGCAACGGCAGTCGGCGGCCAGATGCGCGCAAGCCACGCCCAGTGGCTTGGCCAGCGCGTGGATGTCGGGGGCCGCGCAACACGCGCCGCAGCCTGTGCAGTCCCGGACCAGGGCTGAACGCGGCGGGTATTCGGGCGGCGCGGAGAAGCGGTCCACGCTCCTACTTCAGCGCCCGCACAGCCTCGATCAGGGTGTCGTTCTCCGC
Encoded proteins:
- a CDS encoding acyl-ACP desaturase, which encodes MAEILPPNMLNERPQTPAGLLSSREKDRLIERGFLGLYRWYTARSQETRNWNADRSFDWKALSKDLPPEIVTVTQGFFAVEQYAPDFTSSLLNLVRRSHGRSHFQLRWGSEEEKHADAWENAVLFSGKRSPQWIAEYKERLKSQTWELPFPDAIHNLVYTVFQERATQLNYLNMMKIAQGKSDKPHLAGFSDPVLAKVAQTIAVDEAAHYNFFLEGVRMYLYYYPQRTLEAIKNVIGQFSMPASMLVPDWKEFSETVYRAGIYGPRDFNRDVMQVAFRNLGIESRKALEDGIRKTREVPDFDGYNHRTTAIFDTFDYGMVEGDVRRLHLKIQDYEKEIGFDTVDPTEFVENPAIPKKDGQAADD
- a CDS encoding GGDEF domain-containing protein, whose product is MALPSTPDRTYRRSALLMLLIGGLITSLITVILQVSIMTPLETVSLLLIVVKNAGLVVWLWRRPSDLTRVGLIELTLQIGAAVFRLTQLLLFDQTAHGLGGYSYWMVMSYLVASLVLRPSAFLLASLGQYAALIAVGAAFWWAPDIAPDIRAAQANLLLQLYLMHGTVIAFLFLQHQLRRQYVQALLQAEREANLAQVDALTGLPNRRQLQAWLAADLGRVADNQPLSLVLFDLDHFKQVNDTYGHEMGDRVLRDTALAASDAVGQGDRVGRWGGEEFLILIAGDQAAAQQVAARLRSAMRSLWHPESRAITVSCGISQASLIDTPETLLRRADTALYQAKSAGRDTARAI
- a CDS encoding asparagine synthase-related protein — encoded protein: MHHDFSAVLKARTGDLSNGTLAVGPWQVELDAAPDATLRQDGMIAVLKGQVYDIDLAGVLRLYRQHGPAFPRYFDGSFSLLLLDPALGTVVAVTDRLGTCKVYAAHGREHVTVSTLPDHPDFIWRPYRAAGLASALTSGMLVNNLTLYEGVQSLERASLHTVQSGGIQSRAYWHLRPPEGLDRRPEAELRQDYADLLRCSVRRRTRGLTGPVHLSLSGGHDSRGLLSLLTSAGCEVRTFSYAQGTQLSHSDSSMAGALAAQYGSRHESVQAYGGDLLATIRRNARWGRGVTNLCDEVDAWDTLAARSITDVFVGDEMHEISPFRLSDVSDSLARRHIEPFGTLGSLATCLSPADRQALGTAWSAELGQIRAQANRYADPYQQDFLVMAQQYLSHSLLPWRERFAGRAAAVHMPYLDGALAEFIYRLPPELLAGKRLLIGALREMDPGIYRVPLARSSGYETDWCAELVRHREAVKEELLSGSSRLDRVIEPQAIRAVLDRLTVPNGGRGARNPGFRSGVRQTLGTIRHSQTGQRLLGKLRRGPSLLNPAIWLMRVLTLRTVEAERH
- a CDS encoding YkgJ family cysteine cluster protein codes for the protein MDRFSAPPEYPPRSALVRDCTGCGACCAAPDIHALAKPLGVACAHLAADCRCQIYLTRPPVCRHYQPDWICGEVAFLPTLEARVTRFLEIYGLER
- the bshB1 gene encoding bacillithiol biosynthesis deacetylase BshB1 codes for the protein MTPPPLLPFQTVYGAPQPLDWLCLAPHPDDAEIGAGGTLIRLALAGRAVGILELSRGERGTQGTPEIRVQECAQAAELMGLSWRGNLCLKDGELADTPAGAHALAAALRAVRPRVLVVPHHRDRHPDHFGTYHLARRAVHLAQLRRADLDGEPHRISRTLLYQGNADIQPDLLIDVGGVQVQWEAAVRAHESQFTGGVVSETVTPEIIERRRARQSYWGTLARVRYAEAFEAEDALLVDPLAL
- a CDS encoding peroxiredoxin, encoding MSLIGQPAPDFTLPANTGENVTLSSYRGHQNVVLVFYPLDFSPVCSMQLPEYSGRQDDFAEAGAAVLGVNRDSIHAHRAWAAEYGIEVPLLSDMNLNVARQYGVAIDERGISGRAVFLIDKGGVVRFQHIEAQTGEYTVRPEVVLAKIKEL